A window of the Hyphomicrobiales bacterium genome harbors these coding sequences:
- a CDS encoding L-aspartate oxidase, whose protein sequence is MAEDTDAVSTFTPQSWSVIDDVIIVGGGLAGLFCALKLAPRPVTLLSVAELGAGASSAWAQGGIAAAVSEGDTPDAHAADTIAAGAGTVDERIAHLMASEAPERIHDLLSYGVPFDRDLEGKLMLSREAAHSHRRIVRVQGDRAGWAIMEALAAAVRNTPSIRVVEGYLAEEIVTEGRNVTGIMVRPASGKASTPIFLPARAIVLSSGGIGHLYGVTTNPPQANGDGVAMAARAGAILADCEFVQFHPTAIDIGRDPAPLATEALRGEGSLLVNGDGKRFMLDVDPDAELAPRDVVARAVYEEVMSGRGAFLDCRKSVGDAFKDKFPTVYEACMSAGIDPAKDLIPVAPAAHYHMGGVLTDANGRSSVDGLWACGEVSSTGAHGANRLASNSLLEAVVFAARIAEDIAGLLPASETGAWRPLPPEKADADAEPANESNIVATIRRVMSEHVGVVRREAGLKKALAILSALEKGSRSRQVDNMLTTAKAIAAAALQRTESRGGHYRADYPETDPAQARRSFLTLAQIDAIVAAAAKDTEKPEVPAND, encoded by the coding sequence ATGGCCGAAGATACGGATGCCGTCAGCACGTTCACGCCGCAAAGCTGGTCGGTGATCGACGATGTGATCATCGTCGGCGGAGGTCTCGCGGGCCTCTTTTGCGCCCTCAAACTCGCCCCCCGCCCCGTTACCCTCTTAAGCGTCGCCGAACTCGGCGCCGGAGCCTCGTCGGCCTGGGCGCAGGGCGGCATCGCGGCAGCCGTTTCCGAAGGCGATACGCCCGATGCCCACGCCGCCGACACGATTGCGGCCGGCGCCGGCACTGTCGATGAGCGCATCGCCCATCTGATGGCGAGCGAGGCGCCGGAGCGGATCCACGACCTCCTGTCCTATGGAGTGCCCTTCGACCGCGACCTTGAAGGCAAGCTGATGCTGTCGCGCGAAGCAGCCCATTCGCACCGCCGCATCGTGCGCGTACAGGGCGACCGCGCCGGCTGGGCAATCATGGAAGCGCTGGCGGCCGCCGTTCGCAACACGCCGTCGATCCGCGTTGTCGAGGGCTATCTGGCGGAAGAAATCGTCACCGAGGGCCGCAACGTCACCGGCATCATGGTGCGGCCGGCCTCGGGCAAGGCGAGCACGCCGATCTTCCTGCCGGCGCGCGCGATCGTGCTCTCCAGCGGCGGCATCGGCCATCTTTACGGCGTCACCACCAACCCGCCGCAGGCAAATGGCGACGGCGTTGCCATGGCGGCCCGCGCCGGCGCGATCCTTGCCGACTGCGAGTTCGTCCAGTTCCACCCGACCGCCATCGACATCGGCCGCGACCCGGCGCCGCTTGCGACCGAAGCGTTGCGAGGCGAAGGCTCGCTCCTGGTCAATGGCGACGGCAAGCGCTTCATGCTTGATGTCGATCCGGACGCCGAACTCGCGCCGCGCGATGTCGTCGCCCGCGCCGTCTACGAAGAGGTGATGAGCGGACGCGGCGCTTTCCTCGATTGCCGCAAATCCGTCGGCGACGCGTTCAAGGACAAGTTCCCGACCGTCTACGAGGCCTGCATGAGCGCCGGCATCGATCCGGCCAAGGATCTGATCCCCGTCGCGCCCGCCGCGCACTACCACATGGGCGGCGTGCTGACCGACGCCAACGGGCGCAGCTCGGTCGACGGTTTGTGGGCCTGCGGCGAGGTTTCCTCGACCGGCGCGCATGGCGCCAACCGGCTCGCGTCGAACTCGCTGCTTGAAGCCGTGGTCTTTGCCGCGCGCATCGCCGAAGATATCGCCGGCCTGCTGCCGGCCTCGGAAACCGGCGCCTGGCGGCCGCTGCCGCCGGAAAAAGCCGATGCCGACGCCGAACCGGCGAACGAGAGTAACATCGTCGCCACCATCCGCCGGGTGATGAGCGAGCATGTCGGCGTGGTACGGCGCGAGGCCGGCCTGAAAAAGGCGCTCGCTATCCTGAGCGCGCTTGAAAAAGGCAGCCGCTCGCGCCAGGTCGACAACATGCTGACGACGGCCAAGGCGATTGCCGCTGCCGCCCTGCAGCGCACCGAAAGCCGCGGCGGCCATTATCGCGCCGACTATCCCGAGACCGATCCGGCGCAGGCGCGGCGCTCGTTCCTGACCCTTGCGCAGATCGATGCCATCGTTGCGGCTGCCGCCAAGGATACCGAAAAACCCGAGGTTCCCGCCAATGACTGA
- a CDS encoding quinolinate synthase, which produces MSLMDHGAETTACTTARARVSKDYEAISRPSLAYTKEVAEATAPIYEKVKDVIPAIEWPFFAPYIHAINALKKERNAVILAHNYQTPEIFHGVADIVGDSLQLAKEAAKTDADVIVQCGVHFMAETAKLMNPDKTVLIPDMDAGCSLAESITGADVRLLRETYPGVPIVTYVNTSAEVKAECDICCTSSNAIQVVESLGAKRVIMVPDQYLAAYVASNTDVEIITWKGACEVHERFTGEELRGYREADPSVKIIAHPECPQDVIAEADYTGSTAQMIDWVKTEKPARVVMVTECSMADNVASEAPETEFVRPCNLCPHMKRITLPKILDALLEMREEVTIDPAVAERARHAVERMVNLKS; this is translated from the coding sequence ATGAGCCTCATGGATCACGGTGCCGAGACCACGGCCTGCACGACCGCACGTGCGCGCGTTTCGAAGGACTACGAGGCCATTTCGCGGCCTTCGCTGGCCTATACGAAAGAGGTCGCGGAAGCGACGGCGCCGATCTACGAGAAGGTCAAGGATGTCATTCCGGCGATCGAGTGGCCGTTCTTTGCGCCCTACATTCACGCGATCAACGCGCTGAAAAAGGAGCGTAACGCGGTCATCCTGGCGCACAATTACCAGACGCCTGAGATCTTCCACGGCGTTGCCGACATCGTCGGCGACTCGCTGCAGCTCGCCAAGGAAGCCGCCAAGACCGACGCGGACGTCATCGTCCAGTGCGGCGTGCACTTCATGGCCGAGACGGCGAAGCTGATGAACCCGGACAAGACCGTGCTGATCCCCGACATGGATGCGGGCTGCTCGCTTGCCGAGTCGATCACCGGCGCCGATGTCCGCCTGCTGCGCGAGACCTATCCGGGCGTGCCGATCGTCACCTATGTCAACACCTCGGCCGAGGTGAAGGCCGAGTGCGATATCTGCTGCACCTCCTCGAACGCCATCCAGGTCGTCGAGTCGCTCGGCGCCAAGCGCGTCATCATGGTGCCGGACCAGTATCTGGCTGCCTATGTGGCGAGCAACACCGATGTCGAGATCATCACCTGGAAGGGTGCCTGTGAAGTGCATGAGCGCTTCACCGGCGAGGAGCTGCGCGGCTACCGCGAGGCCGATCCTTCGGTGAAGATCATTGCCCATCCGGAATGCCCGCAGGACGTCATCGCGGAAGCCGACTACACCGGCTCGACCGCGCAGATGATCGACTGGGTGAAAACCGAGAAGCCGGCCCGCGTCGTCATGGTCACCGAATGCTCGATGGCCGACAACGTCGCCTCCGAGGCGCCGGAGACCGAGTTCGTGCGGCCGTGCAATCTGTGCCCGCACATGAAGCGGATCACGCTGCCGAAGATCCTCGACGCTCTGCTCGAGATGCGTGAGGAAGTGACCATCGACCCGGCGGTCGCCGAGCGCGCGCGCCACGCCGTCGAGCGCATGGTCAACCTGAAGAGCTGA
- a CDS encoding MFS transporter, which yields MTTDRTGATALFWRSLPFIIASGCLIAVLSFGPRSIMGLFLAPITEDRGWTREIFGLSIAIQNLLWGIGQPFAGMIADRYGTARVLAVGGVIYALGLFMMAWAPEPVFLHLSAGILVGIGLSAASFSIVLAAFGRAVSDAKRSLAFGVGTAAGSLGQFVFGFLGQGLIDHFGWSMALIIMGVMMLAIVVLAIPLQGRSEVGAQADAVVESSLGATLAEAFGHKSYVLLVLGFFVCGFHVAFIAVHLPPYLTDKGIDATWGASAIAIIGLFNVAGSLISGVIGGRYSKAYFLSLIYFGRGIAITIFILMPITPVTVVVFAAVMGFLWLSTVPPTSGLVAAMFGPRYMATLFGIVFFSHQIGAFLGVWLGGRLYDTTGTYDVVWWLGVALSVFAALVHLPIKDTPAPSLQPVRQG from the coding sequence ATGACCACCGATCGAACCGGCGCGACGGCGCTCTTCTGGCGTAGTCTGCCCTTCATCATCGCCAGCGGTTGCCTGATTGCGGTGTTGTCCTTCGGACCGCGCTCGATCATGGGGCTTTTCCTTGCCCCGATCACCGAGGACCGTGGCTGGACGCGCGAGATCTTCGGCTTGTCCATTGCCATCCAGAATCTGTTGTGGGGCATCGGCCAGCCCTTTGCCGGCATGATCGCCGACCGTTACGGCACCGCCCGGGTGCTCGCCGTCGGCGGCGTCATCTACGCTCTCGGCCTGTTCATGATGGCCTGGGCGCCGGAACCGGTCTTTCTGCATCTGTCCGCCGGCATCCTGGTCGGCATCGGCCTGTCGGCGGCGTCGTTCTCGATCGTGCTTGCCGCCTTCGGCCGCGCCGTCAGCGACGCCAAGCGCTCGCTCGCCTTCGGGGTCGGCACGGCTGCCGGCTCGCTCGGCCAGTTCGTCTTCGGCTTCCTCGGCCAGGGCCTGATCGACCATTTTGGCTGGTCGATGGCTCTGATCATCATGGGCGTGATGATGCTGGCCATCGTTGTGCTGGCGATCCCCTTACAGGGCCGCAGCGAGGTGGGCGCGCAGGCGGATGCCGTGGTGGAATCCTCGCTCGGCGCGACGCTTGCCGAGGCCTTCGGCCACAAATCCTACGTGCTGCTCGTGCTCGGCTTCTTCGTCTGCGGTTTCCACGTCGCGTTCATCGCGGTCCACCTGCCGCCGTATTTGACCGACAAGGGCATCGACGCGACCTGGGGCGCGTCGGCGATCGCCATTATCGGCCTGTTCAACGTCGCCGGCTCGCTGATCTCCGGCGTCATCGGCGGGCGTTATTCGAAAGCCTATTTCCTGTCGCTGATCTATTTCGGCCGCGGAATTGCCATCACCATCTTCATTCTCATGCCGATCACGCCGGTGACGGTGGTCGTCTTCGCCGCCGTGATGGGCTTCCTGTGGCTGTCGACGGTGCCGCCCACTTCCGGGCTGGTCGCGGCCATGTTCGGGCCGCGCTACATGGCAACACTGTTCGGCATCGTCTTCTTCTCGCATCAGATCGGCGCCTTCCTCGGCGTTTGGCTCGGCGGCCGTCTTTACGACACCACGGGCACCTACGACGTGGTGTGGTGGCTTGGCGTTGCGCTGTCGGTTTTCGCCGCGCTCGTCCACCTGCCGATCAAGGACACGCCCGCACCGAGCCTGCAGCCCGTTCGCCAAGGCTGA
- a CDS encoding oxidoreductase, protein MDRFKGILITRDEETRKQSVALTDIDAADMMEGDVTVRVTHSTINYKDGLAITGTSPVVRRFPMIPGIDFTGEVVSSESDEFKPGDAVILNGWGVGEVHWGGLGEMARVKSDWLVRRPDGLSGPEAMAIGTAGYTAMLCVLALERHNITPDRGPVVVTGAAGGVGSVATAILAKLGYHVIASTGRTSETDYLTGLGASEIIDRAELSNPARPLGKERWAGGVDAVGSHTLANVLAMTKYGGAVAACGLAGGMDLPASVAPFILRGVSLLGIDSVMAPKALRTEAYERLVTDLDKEKLAAMTTTIDLDDVIGKAGDILEGKVRGRIVVNVG, encoded by the coding sequence ATGGACCGCTTCAAGGGCATTTTGATCACCCGTGACGAGGAAACCAGGAAGCAGTCGGTGGCCCTCACCGACATCGATGCCGCCGACATGATGGAAGGCGATGTCACGGTTCGCGTGACCCACTCGACCATCAACTACAAGGACGGCCTCGCGATCACTGGCACGAGCCCGGTAGTGCGCCGTTTCCCGATGATTCCGGGCATCGATTTCACCGGCGAGGTGGTGTCCTCCGAGAGCGACGAGTTCAAACCCGGCGACGCCGTCATCCTCAACGGCTGGGGCGTTGGCGAAGTGCATTGGGGCGGCCTCGGCGAGATGGCCCGCGTCAAGAGCGACTGGCTGGTGCGCCGCCCCGACGGCCTCAGCGGCCCCGAGGCGATGGCGATCGGCACGGCCGGCTACACCGCGATGCTTTGTGTGCTCGCCCTTGAGCGCCACAACATCACGCCGGATCGCGGCCCGGTCGTCGTGACGGGCGCCGCGGGCGGCGTCGGCTCGGTGGCAACCGCCATCCTCGCCAAGCTCGGCTATCACGTCATCGCCTCGACCGGCCGCACCAGCGAGACTGACTACCTGACCGGCCTCGGCGCGTCCGAGATCATCGACCGTGCCGAACTCTCCAATCCCGCCCGTCCGCTCGGCAAGGAACGCTGGGCCGGCGGCGTCGACGCGGTCGGTTCGCACACGCTCGCCAACGTGCTGGCAATGACCAAATACGGCGGCGCTGTCGCGGCTTGCGGCCTTGCCGGCGGCATGGACCTGCCGGCGAGCGTTGCACCCTTCATTCTGCGCGGCGTGTCGCTGCTCGGCATCGACTCGGTGATGGCGCCGAAAGCTTTGCGCACCGAAGCCTATGAGCGTCTTGTGACCGACCTCGACAAGGAAAAGCTCGCCGCCATGACCACCACGATCGATCTCGACGACGTAATCGGCAAGGCCGGCGATATCCTCGAGGGCAAGGTCCGCGGCCGCATCGTCGTCAACGTCGGATAA
- a CDS encoding sodium-independent anion transporter — translation MTFPFERVFPFLSWLPRVNRETLRADAFAGLTGAVIVLPQGVAFATIAGLPPQYGLYTAMVTPVIAALFGSSLHLISGPTTAISIVVFSAVSRYATVGTPEFVSMALTLTLLAGLYQLVLGLARMGALVNFVSHTVVVGFTAGAGILIATSQMKNVLGINLPKGESFIHTWRDLWLHIGEMNLYILLVSASTLVIAILIKKFVPKLPNLLIAMIIAGLIALGINGAQHGMTFVGEIPAQLPPFSIPDLAFPTLKTLARDAFAIALLGLIEAVSISRAIAAKSHQRIDGNQEFIGQGLSNIVGSFFSSYAGSGSFTRSGINYSSGAQTPMSALFAAAFLVLIVLLVAPLMAYLPVAAMAGVILLVAYNLIDFHQIKHVLESSYSETAILLTTLFATLLLELEFAIYLGVLLSLVIFLMRTSTPEIVTLAPDIDPVYHKKTLTDVQVKPLLQCPDMRILRIDMSIYFGSVNHIQSKLQHIIEKERIYHILLIGEGINAIDLSGTEMLMQEAERLDELGGGLYFTGLKPQVYQSISRTHMIKEIGNNHFFDDKNEAITTLRRLLRFQKRCENCTVKAFADCREEAA, via the coding sequence ATGACGTTTCCGTTCGAGCGCGTGTTTCCGTTTCTCTCGTGGTTACCGAGGGTAAACAGGGAAACGTTGCGAGCGGACGCCTTTGCGGGCCTCACGGGCGCGGTCATCGTGCTGCCGCAAGGCGTAGCGTTTGCCACCATTGCCGGCCTGCCACCGCAATACGGTCTCTACACCGCGATGGTGACGCCGGTGATCGCCGCACTGTTCGGCTCATCGCTGCACCTGATCTCCGGTCCGACAACGGCGATTTCGATCGTCGTCTTCTCCGCCGTCAGCCGCTATGCCACGGTCGGCACGCCGGAATTCGTCTCCATGGCCCTGACGCTCACATTGCTTGCGGGGCTCTACCAGCTTGTCCTTGGTCTTGCGCGCATGGGCGCGCTGGTCAATTTCGTCTCCCATACCGTGGTCGTCGGCTTCACCGCCGGCGCCGGCATCCTCATCGCGACATCGCAGATGAAGAACGTGCTTGGCATCAACCTGCCAAAGGGCGAGTCCTTCATCCACACTTGGCGAGATTTGTGGCTGCATATCGGGGAGATGAACTTGTACATCCTGCTCGTCTCGGCGAGCACGCTGGTGATCGCGATCCTGATCAAGAAATTCGTGCCGAAACTGCCGAACCTGCTGATCGCGATGATCATCGCGGGCCTTATCGCGCTTGGCATCAACGGCGCGCAGCACGGCATGACCTTTGTTGGCGAGATCCCGGCGCAGTTGCCGCCCTTCTCGATCCCCGACCTTGCCTTCCCGACCCTGAAGACGCTGGCGCGCGACGCCTTCGCCATCGCCCTGCTCGGCCTCATCGAGGCCGTCTCGATCAGCCGCGCGATCGCCGCGAAGTCGCACCAGCGCATCGACGGCAATCAGGAATTCATCGGCCAGGGCCTGTCGAACATCGTCGGCAGCTTCTTCTCGAGCTATGCCGGTTCGGGCTCGTTCACGCGCTCGGGGATCAACTATTCGTCGGGCGCGCAGACGCCGATGTCGGCACTGTTTGCAGCCGCCTTCCTTGTGCTGATCGTGCTTCTGGTCGCGCCGCTGATGGCCTATCTGCCGGTCGCGGCGATGGCCGGCGTCATTCTGCTGGTGGCCTACAATCTGATCGACTTCCATCAGATCAAGCATGTTCTGGAATCGAGCTATTCGGAAACCGCGATCCTGCTGACGACGCTGTTCGCGACGCTGCTGCTCGAACTGGAATTCGCCATCTATCTCGGCGTACTCCTGTCGCTCGTCATCTTCCTGATGCGCACCTCGACGCCGGAAATCGTCACGCTGGCGCCGGATATCGACCCGGTCTACCACAAGAAGACGCTGACCGACGTGCAGGTGAAGCCGCTGCTGCAGTGCCCCGATATGCGCATCCTGCGCATCGACATGTCGATCTATTTCGGCTCGGTGAACCACATCCAGTCGAAGCTGCAGCACATCATCGAGAAGGAACGCATCTACCACATCCTGCTGATCGGCGAGGGCATCAACGCCATCGACCTGAGCGGCACGGAAATGCTGATGCAGGAGGCCGAGCGGCTCGACGAGCTGGGCGGCGGGCTCTATTTCACCGGCCTCAAGCCGCAGGTCTACCAGTCGATCAGCCGGACCCACATGATCAAGGAAATCGGCAACAACCATTTCTTCGACGACAAGAACGAAGCGATCACGACGCTGCGGCGGCTGCTGCGCTTCCAGAAGCGCTGCGAGAACTGCACCGTGAAGGCGTTCGCCGATTGCCGCGAGGAAGCCGCGTAG
- a CDS encoding NAD regulator → MNRVSAPSLPVKTTIEIELNAAIVAVADPTPLILAVGTDDRSGEPDGLPFGPFDPLAHRTLEAGLRSWVEEQTALSLGYVEQLYTFGDRGRHMSPGDAGPHVLSVGYLALTRQNDRSDAALASQGAAWRSWYGYFPWEDWREGRPAVLDEMILPLLAIWASEPPRAGAPQRALGRPERIDLAFGTDDVPWDEERVLERYELLYEAGLVEEALRDGRSAALARNKLPTLGKPMRFDHRRILATAISRLRAKLKYRPVVFELMPDTFTLTALQKTVEAVSGRHLHKQNFRRLVEGGALVEPTGQSTAKTGGRPAALFRFRRDVLRERPAPGLRLGGRQTP, encoded by the coding sequence ATGAACCGCGTGTCCGCTCCCTCCCTGCCCGTAAAGACGACGATCGAGATCGAACTGAACGCCGCCATCGTCGCGGTGGCCGATCCGACGCCGCTGATCCTTGCCGTCGGTACGGATGATCGTTCCGGCGAGCCCGACGGATTGCCCTTCGGTCCGTTCGATCCGCTGGCGCACCGCACGCTGGAGGCCGGCCTCAGATCGTGGGTGGAAGAACAGACGGCGTTGTCGCTCGGCTATGTGGAGCAGCTCTACACATTCGGCGACCGCGGCCGGCATATGTCGCCGGGCGACGCCGGACCGCATGTCCTTTCCGTGGGGTACCTCGCGCTCACCCGGCAGAACGATCGTTCCGATGCGGCGCTTGCCAGCCAGGGCGCCGCGTGGCGGTCGTGGTACGGCTATTTCCCGTGGGAAGACTGGCGTGAGGGCCGGCCGGCCGTTCTCGACGAAATGATCCTGCCGTTGCTCGCAATCTGGGCAAGCGAACCGCCGCGTGCCGGCGCACCACAGCGAGCGCTCGGACGGCCGGAGCGCATCGATCTCGCCTTCGGCACCGACGACGTCCCCTGGGACGAGGAACGGGTGCTGGAGCGCTATGAATTGCTCTACGAGGCCGGTCTGGTCGAGGAAGCGCTGCGCGACGGGCGCAGTGCCGCGCTTGCCCGCAACAAGCTGCCGACGCTCGGCAAGCCGATGCGGTTCGACCACCGGCGCATCCTGGCGACCGCCATTTCGCGGCTGCGGGCGAAGCTGAAATACCGCCCGGTGGTGTTTGAGCTGATGCCCGACACCTTCACGCTGACCGCGCTGCAGAAGACCGTGGAGGCGGTTTCGGGACGGCATCTGCACAAGCAGAATTTCCGCCGGCTGGTCGAAGGCGGCGCGCTCGTCGAGCCGACCGGGCAATCGACGGCAAAGACCGGCGGTCGACCTGCCGCGCTGTTCCGCTTCCGCCGCGACGTGCTGCGCGAACGCCCCGCTCCCGGCCTGCGACTCGGCGGACGGCAGACGCCGTAG
- a CDS encoding protein tyrosine phosphatase produces MLFVCPLSRLHETVENSGASHMVTLINDGTPVARPPSIAAENHLFLGFNDITEPMDGFLPPNHDIVGRFIAFADAWSQERAMVVHCWAGISRSTAGAYVVACMKRGAGQEAAIAAELRAAAPQATPNSLFVKIADDILGRGGAMSEAIASIGRGASAFEGSPFGLSLS; encoded by the coding sequence ATGCTCTTTGTCTGTCCGCTGTCGCGGCTTCACGAGACGGTCGAAAACAGCGGCGCCAGCCACATGGTCACGCTGATCAACGACGGCACGCCGGTTGCCCGTCCGCCAAGCATTGCCGCCGAGAATCACCTGTTCCTCGGCTTCAACGACATCACAGAACCGATGGACGGCTTTCTGCCGCCGAACCACGACATCGTCGGCCGCTTCATCGCCTTTGCCGACGCCTGGTCGCAGGAGCGTGCGATGGTGGTGCATTGCTGGGCCGGCATCAGCCGCTCCACCGCGGGGGCCTATGTCGTGGCATGCATGAAACGCGGCGCGGGGCAGGAAGCGGCCATTGCCGCGGAGTTGCGCGCCGCTGCCCCGCAGGCAACGCCAAACTCGCTGTTCGTGAAGATCGCCGACGACATTCTCGGGCGCGGCGGGGCAATGAGCGAGGCGATCGCCAGCATCGGTCGCGGTGCATCGGCCTTCGAGGGCTCTCCCTTCGGGCTCTCCCTGTCATAA
- a CDS encoding hydrolase, whose translation MADRAGAPPRAWQRMLSGRRLDLLDPSPLDIEIEDIAHGLARVARWNGQTYGEHAFSVAQHSLLVEEIAGRIEPDLTPEWRLAMLLHDAPEYVIGDMISPFKAVIGGDYKALELRLLAAIHIRFGLPAKLPAKITKLSKRADIISAYFEATELAGFDETEAARIFGRPRGFPLDAEGRLRLGLAGWPVRDAQERFLARFETLEAACRKA comes from the coding sequence ATGGCTGATCGCGCGGGCGCACCGCCGCGTGCCTGGCAGCGCATGCTGTCCGGCCGCCGGCTCGACCTTCTCGACCCCTCGCCGCTCGACATCGAAATCGAGGACATCGCGCACGGGCTTGCCCGCGTCGCGCGCTGGAACGGCCAGACCTATGGCGAGCACGCCTTTTCCGTCGCGCAACACTCGCTGCTGGTGGAAGAAATCGCGGGACGTATCGAGCCGGATCTGACGCCTGAATGGCGGCTTGCGATGCTGCTGCACGATGCGCCCGAATACGTCATCGGCGACATGATCTCGCCGTTCAAGGCAGTCATCGGCGGCGACTACAAGGCGCTGGAACTGCGCCTGCTCGCCGCCATCCACATCCGCTTCGGACTGCCGGCGAAACTGCCGGCGAAGATCACGAAACTGTCGAAACGGGCCGATATCATCTCCGCCTATTTCGAGGCGACGGAACTTGCCGGCTTCGACGAAACGGAGGCAGCGCGAATCTTCGGGCGTCCGCGCGGATTCCCGCTCGATGCGGAGGGCCGGTTGCGGCTCGGGCTCGCCGGCTGGCCGGTGCGCGATGCGCAGGAGCGTTTCCTCGCGCGTTTCGAGACCCTTGAAGCGGCCTGCCGAAAGGCTTAA
- a CDS encoding folate-binding protein, which translates to MTFVHLPDRAAVRVGGPEAAHFLQGLITADIERVTETGAGYGALLSPQGKILFDFLVFKDGDDFLLDTLAEAAAALAKRLTFYKLRAKVTVEDLSESHAVVAGWGEPMPADGPFAIDPRLAELGWRGVVPKEAAGKSDAALWNSHRIALTVPEAGQDYAYGEVFPHDIDMDQLSGVVFDKGCYVGQEVVSRMQHRGTARRRIVAATADAALPAAGTEIAADGKAIGTLGSSDGGQGLALVRIDRAKAAMDRGAAIEADGVAITLSLPSWAKFEWPSDEAPE; encoded by the coding sequence ATGACTTTCGTACATCTTCCCGATCGGGCCGCGGTCCGCGTCGGCGGGCCGGAAGCCGCCCACTTCCTGCAAGGATTGATCACCGCCGATATCGAGCGTGTGACAGAAACAGGCGCCGGCTACGGTGCCCTGCTTTCGCCGCAGGGGAAAATCCTGTTCGATTTCCTCGTCTTCAAAGACGGCGACGACTTTCTGCTCGACACACTGGCCGAGGCCGCCGCAGCGCTCGCCAAACGGCTGACCTTCTACAAGTTGCGCGCCAAGGTCACCGTCGAGGATCTCAGCGAAAGCCATGCGGTTGTCGCCGGTTGGGGCGAACCGATGCCCGCCGACGGGCCGTTCGCGATCGATCCGCGCTTGGCCGAACTCGGCTGGCGCGGTGTCGTGCCGAAAGAAGCCGCGGGAAAAAGCGACGCGGCATTGTGGAACAGCCACCGCATTGCGCTCACCGTCCCCGAAGCCGGCCAGGACTACGCCTATGGCGAGGTATTCCCGCACGACATCGACATGGATCAGTTAAGCGGCGTCGTTTTCGACAAGGGTTGTTACGTCGGCCAGGAAGTGGTGTCGCGGATGCAACATCGCGGCACCGCGCGCCGCCGCATCGTCGCCGCCACCGCCGACGCGGCGTTGCCCGCAGCCGGCACCGAAATTGCGGCCGATGGCAAGGCGATCGGTACGCTCGGCAGCTCGGACGGCGGACAAGGTCTCGCACTGGTGCGCATCGACCGGGCGAAGGCGGCGATGGATCGCGGTGCGGCGATCGAGGCCGATGGCGTCGCCATCACCCTGTCGCTGCCGTCCTGGGCGAAATTCGAGTGGCCGAGCGACGAGGCGCCCGAATGA